A stretch of the Nicotiana tabacum cultivar K326 chromosome 6, ASM71507v2, whole genome shotgun sequence genome encodes the following:
- the LOC142181555 gene encoding uncharacterized protein LOC142181555, whose translation MKLLAYKKKLSNLKHVELGLCEDCIYGKQKRVSFSKLGRTPKKEKLELVHTDVWGPAPVTSLGGSHYYVTFIDNFTRKVWVYFLKNKSDVFITFKRWKAEVENQTSLKLKCLKSDNVGEYDNQEFKAFCSENGIRMIKTVPGTPEQNGVAERMNKTLNERARSMRIHSGLPKYFWAEAVNTAAYLRNRGPSVPLNFEIPKEDKLEVEPTNTSKQTMSEIVELEEISENEVARGITTDSEIKDEEPEAEFEEELEVEPEAEPEIESNPEPNLESGPESNSDSVTHEPTLRRSKKVMNAPDRLVLSIVAAKNLHLEQLDVKTAFMHGDLEEDIYMKQPEGFQVPGGNLDSRKSTTGYVFTLGGTAVSWMSRLQKSVALSTTEADDSQSAIHLAKNPVFHARSKHIQLRYHHIRELINEGTLSLQKIPGSKKPSDMLTKVVVVDKLRLCTASVSLQD comes from the exons ATGAAGCTTTTGGCATACAAAAAGAAGTTGTCAAACCTAAAACATGTTGAATTAGGATTGTGCGAAGATTGCATTTAcgggaaacaaaagagagttagtttctcaaagTTGGGAAGGACGCCAAAGAAAGAGAAGCTGGAACTAGTGCATACAGATGTGTGGGGACCAGCTCCTGTAAcctctctaggaggctcacactATTATGTCACCTTCATTGATAATTTCACAAGAAAGGTAtgggtttattttctgaaaaataaatctgATGTATTTATTACCTTTAAAAGATGGAAAGCTGAAGTTGAAAATCAGACAAGTCTAAAGTTAAAATGTCTGAAGTCTGACAATGTAGGAGAGTATGATAACCAAGAGTTCAAAGCATTTTGCTCGGAGAATGGGATCAGAATGatcaagacagttcctggaacacccgaacaaaatggtgttgctgaGAGGATGAACAAAACCCTGAATGAACGAGCCAGAAGTATGAGAATACATTCTGGATTGCCGAAGTATTTTTGGGCTGAGGCTGTTAACACGGCAGCTTACCTCAGAAACAGGGGACCCTCTGTACCgctgaattttgaaattcctaaggag GACAAGCTTGAAGTAGAACCAACCAACACCAGCAAACAGACAATGTCTGAAATagttgagttagaagaaatctCAGAAAATGAAGTAGCTAGAGGGATTACAACTGATtctgaaattaaagatgaagaaccagaagccgaatttgaagaagaattaGAAGTCGAACCTGAAGCCGAACCAGAGATAGAATCAAATCCAGAACCAAATCTGGAATCAGGACCTGAATCAAATTCGGATTCTGTTACTCATGAACCTACATTAAGGAGATCTAAAAAAGTCATGAATGCTccagatag GTTGGTGCTAAGCATCGTAGCTGCAAAAAATTTGCATTTGGAGCAGCTAGATGTTAAAACTGCTTTTATGCATGGTGACCTTGAAGAAGACATCTACATGAAGCAacctgaaggttttcaagttcctg GTGGCAATCTAGATAGTCGAAAAAGTACCACGGGCTACGTGTTCACCTTGGGTGGTACTGCTGTTAGTTGGATGTCCAGACTTCAGAAAAGTGTTGCTCTATCTaccactgaagcaga CGATAGCCAGAGTGcaattcatcttgccaagaatccagtgtttcatgcaaGATCGAAGCATATCCAGTTGAGGTATCATCATATCCGAGAGTTGATAAATGAAGGAACTCTTTCCCTACAGAAGATACCAGGATCAAAGAAACcgtcagacatgttgaccaaagttgtcgTTGTTGACAAACTGAGGCTGTGCACTGCCTCAGTTAGCCTTCAAGACTGA